Below is a window of Jonesiaceae bacterium BS-20 DNA.
CTGATCATGGCTGACGCCCTTGAATATGCGGTCACGCAGTTGCAGCCGGACCTCATCATTGACTTGGCTACCCTAACCGGAGCCGCGGCGGTGACCCTAGGAAGTTCCCACGCAGCACTGTTCACCAACGATGACGCACTGGTTACCTCTCTCATAGCTGCAGGTGAAGAGACGGGGGAGCGCCTATGGCACATGCCATTAGTCCCGGACTACGCACCCGCACTCGAATCCACGGTGGCGGACATTCGAAACATCCCGCAGACACCACTTGGGGCGGGTGCCACCGTTGCGGCGATGTTCTTGGAACGCTTTGTGGGCACGGTGCCCTGGGCACACCTCGATATTGCTGGCCCAGCGATCAGTGCCAAGGAACGCCACGAGGTCAACAAGGGGCCAACCGGTTTTGGGGCTCGCGTAGTGACAAGATTCTTGGAGACCTTGTAAACCTGCACGCAAACCCCAGCTAGACCCAACAGTGTGTGTGCGCTAAAACCAGTGCACCCACTCGAGAACTAAAAATAGTGCGGGACCGGTGAATACTCTCACCGGTCCCGCACTGTTTTGCCACCCGAACAAACTTAGCGTACTTAGATAGCCTGTTTCACTGCGGCCAGTAGTCCGTTGCCTACCGGCACAAGCGCCGGGAGCCACTGTGGGGCATCGAGAAAGTACTTGTGCAGCGTACGCAGAGCGACCACTGGCTCCTCCCGATTAGCTGGATCCGCCACGCGGCCATTAGCCAGTGCATTTTCAATGATGACTAATCCGCCCACTCGGAGCAGCCGCTCAGCCTGCTCAACGTACTGCATGAGATCGCCTTGACCTGCGCCTATGACAACCATGTCGTAGCCGGAGTCGGCCAATCGAGGCAGCACCTCGTGCGGGTTACCGGTGATCGCACGGCACCGTACCGGGCGGATTCCGGCGGCTGAAAAAGCGAGACGCGCCGCCTTGTGAAGCTCAAGTTCCGAGTCGATTGTGGTGAGCACTCCGTCCGGTGTCATACCTGACAGCAGCCACAGTGAGCCAACCCCCGTCCCGGTGCCAATTTCCACGGCGGTGCGTACCGCTGCCGTTGCGGCTAGCAACCGCAAGGCCGATCCAACGGCAGGTGTTACGGAGGTGGCGCCCAAATGGGCGGCACGTTCCCGAGCGTCAAGGAGAATCTCATCCTCGGTAATGAACTCTTCCGCGTACGCCCAATCACGAGCTATCTCAGTCACGCGATGCCTCCACCTGCAAAGAATTGCTGTTCCGCTGCATGAACCAAGCTGCGGAATCCTACCGACGCATGGGCCGGTAGGTACGGAACCCATTTTAACTGGCAACGGCGTTAAGACAGCGAACCGGCGCGGCCAATATTTTGGTGACTGATAAGTATTGCGCCACCAGAATAAATTGTGTGATGACCGTGAAAAACCATGCCGTGGCCGGTTTAGTGGCATTTAAAGGTGGAATAATGGCCGTGATGACTAATCAGGGATTATCCGCAGCGGCCGAGTGGCACCCGCCATCTTGGGAAGAAGTGGTGCAGGAACACTTTGGCAGGGTGTACCGGCTCGCGTTTCGGCTGAGCGGCAACCAGCATGATGCTGAGGACATAACCCAAGAAGTTTTCATCCGGGTGTTCAAATCACTGAAGAACTTCCAACCCGGCTCAATTGAGGGTTGGCTCCACCGAATCACCACAAACGTGTTTCTGGATCTCGTGCGCCGCAAGAAGCGAATTCGCATGGACCCAATGGGGGAAGAAGCGGCCGGATACGCGGATCGAAGTGACCTCAATGATCCGCAACGCCATTTTGACTACCGCAACCTCGACCACGACATTCAGCGTGCGCTCAATGACCTTGCGCCGCAATACCGAATTGTTGTGGTGCTGTGCGACATTGAGGGACTGAGCTACGAAGAAATAGCGCAAACCCTTGGGGTCAAGCTCGGTACCGTGCGGTCCCGTATCCACCGGGCCCGAGCGAAGCTGCGAGTGAGTTTGACACACCTGACCCCCAATGAACCGCTTCCAGCTGCTGCCAGCGTGGACCCAACCCTCAGCGCTGCGGGTGGTGGCCAGTGACGCCACACCTTGGGGAGCAAGCCTCTGCGTTGGTGGATAATCAACTTTCAGGTGCCGAGCAGGAGCGCGCTTTTATGCACTTAGCGCAGTGCGCGAGCTGCGTTGAAGAAGTAACGGCGATCCGGCAGGCTCGGGCGCTCCTACACCGAGCCTCGCAGGTCCCAGCCCCCCGGTTGGAACTGATGGAATCGCTCATTCGATTGGAAGTTTCCGGGCCGCCCGCCCAATTCGCATCCCCGATTCCCGCGTTAGACGCTAACCCTTTCTTGGTTCCTCAGTCGGTGACCGCATCCGGGTATCGAGGCGATATTAGTGGGCCCCAGGGACTTGCAAGACACTGGCCCAAGTATGTGGCGGGCCTAACCGTGAGCGCGTTATGTGCCAGCATGTACGTCCTGGGTGGACGTCCAACCGTAACGCCCCGGTTAACAGCGCTAGCAACGCAGGAACACCTGAGCAGAACATTGACCACTCATGACTTTGCGCCGGTATCTGAGGTCGCACAGCGGGGCAGATCCGGAATGATCAACGCAATTGATTGGCCCAAACTTGAGTCGTGGTTAGCCGCCCACAAGTACGCCGTCCCACAGAATCTACCTGCCTCGGTTACGGTCGAAAGGGTTGGATTTTCAACTGCGAACCCTGGAGTGCTCGAAATGGTTTTTGGTACCGACGTAGGCCAGGTCATGTTGACCGAAACTTACGGTCAACTGGATTTATCTGCGGTTTCCGCCCTGCCGCCAATTGAACATGAGTCAGGTAACATCTACGTGATCAGCCAGAGTCCGGCACACTTGATTTGGCAGAGCGGTGAAAACGTTGTTGAACTGAGCTCGACGGCCTCGGTATCCCAGATTGGTCAGATGACTGAACAGTTTGCAGTCAGCAACAGCGATCAGGGTCTGACGGACCGCATGGTTCGTGGGCTCACACAGATAACCGGAGTGCAGCCATGACATATCCTGACCAATCGCCGATCATCCCTGACCCGGTCAACAGGTTTGCGCCGCCGCCAAATGGAATACCTGAGCCGCCAGTCCAGCAGGCAGGGTCAGCACCCGAGCAAGTATCCGGTTTTCCAGCAGATCGGCCAGATACTCAACCAGCGGCTAACGGAAGCCCGTTCGCAGCCCCCGGTGGGCTGGGAGCCGAATACGCGGCCCAGACGAGCCCGTTTGCGGCCCCAGGTGGGGGAGGAACCCCGCACGGGGCCCAGCCCAGCCAACCCGAAACCCCGCCGGTTCCACTTCCACCTACGGCGGGCTACAACGCCACGTTGCACCAGGAAGTCTTTGGGCAGGTTCCTTCGCCCTTTGATCAAGAACACGGCTCACCGTATTCATCCATTGGCGCAGGGCCGCTCATGGCAGCCGGTTACTTTGGTGAATCTCAAATTCCGCACACTCCACACACGCCGAGAAAGCGTGGTCTTGGGTTTGGTGCGGTCACCGGCTTAGTTCTACTGGCATTGGTAGCGGGCGCCGGCGGCGGTGTGCTGGCCACAAAGTTTCTCCCTGGGTCGTCTACAACCGCGGGTAAAACCGTCATTACCCAGGTTGGCCCCGGTGATTCGGATACGGACTTGAGCCGCACCCCCGGATCGGTTGCGGACACTGCGTCGCGCGTTTTGCCTTCGGTGGTATCGATCCAGGTCGCTAGCGGCGGCGGGTTTAGCACCGGATCCGGGTTTGTCCTGACCGCAGATGGCTACATTATTACAAATGATCACGTCATCCAAGAGGCTAAAGATGGTGGAACCGTCACGGTAGCATTTGCCGATGGTCAGGAGTACACCGCTGAGCTCATTGGGTCGACGGTTGAATACGACCTCGCTGTAATTAAGGTCGAGCGTGACGGACTGCAACCCCTAGCATTAGCTGACTCGGACGCCCTCGTTGTTGGTGATCAGGTCATTGCGATTGGTGCTCCGCTGGGTCTTGAAGGCACGGTTACTACGGGTATTATTTCCGCGTTAAACCGCCCGGTTACGGCCGGGGACGTTCAGTCCACCTCGTATATCAACGCGGTCCAAACCGATGCTGCAATTAACCCGGGCAACTCGGGTGGCCCGTTGGTCAACGTGTCGGGAGAGGTGATCGGGGTGAACTCCGCGATCGCCCAAACGCCAAGCCAACTCAGTGGCACCACCGGATCAATTGGTCTGGGCTTTGCCATTGCGTCCAATCAAGTTGGCCGCACTGCCGCCCAGATCATTGAAAATGGTTATGCGACCTATCCAATTATTGGCGTCCTGTTGAACTCCGTGTACGCGGGTGAGGGTGTGCAGATTGTGCCAACCAATACTCCGGGTCAACCGGCAGTGACGCCGGGCGGCCCCGGGGCCCTAGCCGGTTTGGAACCGGGGGAGATCATTTTGGCCATAAATGGTCGCCCCGTAACCCAGTCTGATGAGCTCATCGTTGCGATCCGGGCCAAGGCTCCCGGGGATGAAGTAGAGTTAACAGTTCGCAATGGCTCGAAGGAACGCTTGGTAACGATGGTCCTTGGGGAAGCAAAAAGCGAGTAGTTTACCGGCTGGATTCAATCTTAGAAGGCGTTGACGTGTTCGGAATTAATGGTGGCGAGCTCATCATCATCCTTGTGCTTGCCGTGGTTATTATCGGGCCTGAACGGCTGCCGCAATTTGCGGAACAATTAGCGCACTGGGTCCGCAAGGGCAAGCAACTCTTTGCGCAAGCGAAAGAAAAGGTTGACGAGGAACTGGGCCCAGAAATTGGGGATGTCGACTGGGCCAAGCTTGACCCACGGCAATATGACCCCCGCAAGATTGTCCGTGAAACCCTCCTAGAAGACACGGTTCTGGACCCCGCGTACGCAGCGAAACAAGCAGCCAAAGCGGCTGGAGCCGCGGTCCCGGTAACAGCTATGGTCGCCGGGGGCCCAGCTGCGGCATCGGGAATCCCAAAATCGCCATATGCCGGGTCCGGATTTGAAAGATATCAACCTCTCGATGCCGGGAAACCTGCCCCGTTTGACCCAGAAGCCACCTAAAATAGGCCGCGATTGGGTAAAGCCGCTTTAGCCTGCAAGAATAGATGCATGAATTCGCAACTGCCACGCCCTCGTATCCTGTCCGGGATGCAACCATCAAATGATTCGCTCTCCCTTGGAAATTACATCGGAGCCTTGACACAATGGGTGGCGCTGCAGGATTCCTACGACACCCTATACATGATGGCGGACCTTCACGCGCTGACCGTCAACCCAGATCCCGCAAAGTTGCGGGAACGCACCCGTAACACACTCGCCCAGTATTTGGCCGGGGGAGTAGACCCGGACCGGTCCACGTTGTTTGTCCAGTCGCACGTGCCGCAGCACACCGAGCTCGCATGGGTGCTGTCTTGCCAAACCGGTTTTGGTGAGATGAACCGGATGACCCAATTCAAAGATAAGTCGCAGAAGCAAGGCAACGAAGGTACTACGGTCGGACTATTTACTTATCCGGTATTGATGGCCGCAGATATCTTGCTCTACAACGCGGCGTTGGTTCCCGTTGGTGAGGACCAACGCCAGCACCTCGAGATCACCCGCGATCTTGCCGACCGAATGAACTCCCGGTTCGGCGAAGATACCTTTGTGGTTCCCCAAGGCCACATTGTGAAGTCGGTTGCTAAGATTTACGACCTGCAGGACCCAACGGCCAAGATGAGCAAATCTCACGGCCCCAAGGGCACCATCTGGCTTATGGATGACCCAAAGGTCACGGCGAAGAAGATCCGGTCGGCAGTCACGGACGCAGGGGCGGAAATTGTGTTTGACCCGGAGAACAAGCCGGGCGTATCCAACCTCCTGACCATCTACTCGGTCATGGCCGATAAGACCATCGCGGAGCTGGAAGCCGAGTACGCGGACAAGCAGTACGGTCACCTCAAGGTTGACCTCGCTGAAGTTGTCACGGATTTCCTTACCGATTTTCAGACCAAGGTCAACGGCTACTTGGCCGACCCTGCCGAGCTGGACGCAATTCTTGCTTCCGGTGCAGCCAAGGCACGCGACATAGCAGCCGAGACCCTTGAGCGCGTGTACACCCGCGTTGGGTTGCTTGCCCCTAAGCAGGGCGCTTAGGTATGAGTCCAGACGAGCTAGGGCCGGATCAAAAACAAATAGGAATTTCCATAGCAATTCCGCCGCCATTCGCAGAGGAACTGACCGCTGCACGGGAGAGCTTTGGTGACCCGCTTGCGCGTGCCATTCCTCCGCATATCACCCTGCTTGGCCCCACGGTCATCAACGTTGGGGACCTTGACATGATCCGGGACCACACCGCTAGGGCCGCTAACACGATCAAGCCCTTCCGGGTGCACCTTCGTGGGACCGCGACTTTTAGGCCGATTTCTCCCGTGGTCTTCATCCAGGTGGTACAAGGTATCTCCGAATGTGAATCTCTTGAGCGGGCAGTTCGTAGCGGACCGCTGGATCTACCAACCAGGTTTAACTACCACCCCCACGTCACAATTGCGCATGAGGTTTCAGAGCGTGAACTGGACCGAGCCTTTGCAGACATGAACTCCTACAATGCGATTTTTCAGATCAATAAGATCCACCTATTCGAGCACGGCTCCGACCATAGGTGGCGTCCTGTGACGAGTTTCCCATTGGGATCTTCCGGAGGAATCTCCTAACAGGCCGTGCCATGACCAGGCATTGGGTTTATGGTCGCTTAGGCTCATAGGGTGAGTCCTAACAAACGATTTTCTCTCCCCGCACTGTTCACCGCGCTAGCACTGTGGCTGAAGCAATTCAGTGCACTGATTGTGGCCTCCCGTCCATTGCGGGCTTGGAAACGGTTCACGCAGGCGAATGGTCCAACCCTCTGCGGTGGCATTGCATACACCGCGCTATTTTCTATTTTTGGTGCACTGACCATCGGGTATACCGTGTTCTCCCGGATCCTTGGTGGTAATGAAGAGCTGATGGATTCACTGTTGGATACCATCGACGACTTCATGCCCGGGTTACTGAAGATCAATGGAAAAGATGGGCTGATTGCTCCCAACAGTCTCATTTTGGAATCCGGCCTGACCCTGACCTCGGTGATTGCCGGTGTCGTACTGTTATGGGCCGCGCTGGGGTGTATGAGCGCAATTAGGCGTTCGACACGGGCTATGTTTGACCTGCCGGTCAAACAGTCCAACATGGCGCTGGCAAAGTTGCGTGAGCTGGCAGGTTTGGGAATCCTTGGATTGAGCGTCCTCGTAGTAACGGTCGCCTCGGTCTCAGTCACGGCAGCCGGGCGCTGGTTCATTGGCGCATTTAACTTGCCGGACTTCGCCAACTGGGCGATTCCCACAGGAACCATTTTCATCAGTTTCCTGATCGATGGTGCAGTCTTCTTGCTCGTTGTACGAGTCCTTGCCGGGGTGCAACTGCCTACGCGAGACAAACTCCTTGGGGCTGGGCTGTCCGCACTGGGATATGGGGCGCTGCGACAAGTTGGAACCGCGCTCGTAGCATCCAGCGCTTCGAATGCCTCGGGTAACTTCGTTGTTGCTTCCCTTGCTGTCTTCATAACCCTGCTGCTGTGGGTAAACTTCAGTGCCACCATTTTTCTTGTGGTGTGTGCATTTGCTGCCAACCCCACACAAGCGGAATTAGATATGGCCACCCCTATTCCAGGGCAGCAACCACTCGTGACAATAGCCAACCAGCCCGTAGACCCTATTTCCCAGCAGATTTCACGGAACCGGGCTCTCATCTTGCGGGAAATTCTGGTAGCCCTCGCCGCTTTCCAACTGGGCAAACGAGCCCAGCGCAAGCAGGCAGTCAAGAACTGCACGGAAGCGGGCAACAAAGATAGGTTGACCGTCTGACTCCAGCACTATGAACTATGAGGTTTCCGAAATTTCCACGCGGGCAAAGCGCCTTGCGTGGGGCCACTGGGGCTGGGGGGCTTTGCTGCCGGTGGGGATGGCAACCGCTGGCAAAAAAACTAGGTGGGGCTACGGCCCCACCTAGTTTTTTTGTCTACCTTGTTACTGAAACTGCTTAGAAGGCGCGGCGGATCATTGCCTGCTTGACCTCGGCAATTGCCTTGGTCACTTCAATTCCACGTGGGCAAGCCTCGGTGCAGTTGAAGGTGGTGCGGCAACGCCACACGCCTTCCTTGTCGTTGAGGATCTCGAGGCGCTGCTCGGCACCCGCGTCACGGGAGTCAAAGATGAAGCGGTGGGCGTTGACAATGGCCGCAGGGCCAAAGTATTGTCCATCGGTCCAAAAGACCGGGCAAGATGACGTGCACGCAGCGCACAGAATGCACTTGGTGGTGTCATCAAAGCGCTCACGTTCGGCAGCACTCTGAATGCGTTCCTTGGAAGGCTGGTTGCCCTCGGTGATCAGGAACGGCATGATCTCACGGTAGGAAGCGAAGAACGGTTCCATGTCCACAACCAGGTCCTTCAAGACCGGCA
It encodes the following:
- a CDS encoding class I SAM-dependent methyltransferase, whose translation is MTEIARDWAYAEEFITEDEILLDARERAAHLGATSVTPAVGSALRLLAATAAVRTAVEIGTGTGVGSLWLLSGMTPDGVLTTIDSELELHKAARLAFSAAGIRPVRCRAITGNPHEVLPRLADSGYDMVVIGAGQGDLMQYVEQAERLLRVGGLVIIENALANGRVADPANREEPVVALRTLHKYFLDAPQWLPALVPVGNGLLAAVKQAI
- the sigE gene encoding RNA polymerase sigma factor SigE produces the protein MAVMTNQGLSAAAEWHPPSWEEVVQEHFGRVYRLAFRLSGNQHDAEDITQEVFIRVFKSLKNFQPGSIEGWLHRITTNVFLDLVRRKKRIRMDPMGEEAAGYADRSDLNDPQRHFDYRNLDHDIQRALNDLAPQYRIVVVLCDIEGLSYEEIAQTLGVKLGTVRSRIHRARAKLRVSLTHLTPNEPLPAAASVDPTLSAAGGGQ
- a CDS encoding zf-HC2 domain-containing protein, which produces MTPHLGEQASALVDNQLSGAEQERAFMHLAQCASCVEEVTAIRQARALLHRASQVPAPRLELMESLIRLEVSGPPAQFASPIPALDANPFLVPQSVTASGYRGDISGPQGLARHWPKYVAGLTVSALCASMYVLGGRPTVTPRLTALATQEHLSRTLTTHDFAPVSEVAQRGRSGMINAIDWPKLESWLAAHKYAVPQNLPASVTVERVGFSTANPGVLEMVFGTDVGQVMLTETYGQLDLSAVSALPPIEHESGNIYVISQSPAHLIWQSGENVVELSSTASVSQIGQMTEQFAVSNSDQGLTDRMVRGLTQITGVQP
- a CDS encoding trypsin-like peptidase domain-containing protein, coding for MTYPDQSPIIPDPVNRFAPPPNGIPEPPVQQAGSAPEQVSGFPADRPDTQPAANGSPFAAPGGLGAEYAAQTSPFAAPGGGGTPHGAQPSQPETPPVPLPPTAGYNATLHQEVFGQVPSPFDQEHGSPYSSIGAGPLMAAGYFGESQIPHTPHTPRKRGLGFGAVTGLVLLALVAGAGGGVLATKFLPGSSTTAGKTVITQVGPGDSDTDLSRTPGSVADTASRVLPSVVSIQVASGGGFSTGSGFVLTADGYIITNDHVIQEAKDGGTVTVAFADGQEYTAELIGSTVEYDLAVIKVERDGLQPLALADSDALVVGDQVIAIGAPLGLEGTVTTGIISALNRPVTAGDVQSTSYINAVQTDAAINPGNSGGPLVNVSGEVIGVNSAIAQTPSQLSGTTGSIGLGFAIASNQVGRTAAQIIENGYATYPIIGVLLNSVYAGEGVQIVPTNTPGQPAVTPGGPGALAGLEPGEIILAINGRPVTQSDELIVAIRAKAPGDEVELTVRNGSKERLVTMVLGEAKSE
- a CDS encoding Sec-independent protein translocase TatB, with product MFGINGGELIIILVLAVVIIGPERLPQFAEQLAHWVRKGKQLFAQAKEKVDEELGPEIGDVDWAKLDPRQYDPRKIVRETLLEDTVLDPAYAAKQAAKAAGAAVPVTAMVAGGPAAASGIPKSPYAGSGFERYQPLDAGKPAPFDPEAT
- the trpS gene encoding tryptophan--tRNA ligase produces the protein MNSQLPRPRILSGMQPSNDSLSLGNYIGALTQWVALQDSYDTLYMMADLHALTVNPDPAKLRERTRNTLAQYLAGGVDPDRSTLFVQSHVPQHTELAWVLSCQTGFGEMNRMTQFKDKSQKQGNEGTTVGLFTYPVLMAADILLYNAALVPVGEDQRQHLEITRDLADRMNSRFGEDTFVVPQGHIVKSVAKIYDLQDPTAKMSKSHGPKGTIWLMDDPKVTAKKIRSAVTDAGAEIVFDPENKPGVSNLLTIYSVMADKTIAELEAEYADKQYGHLKVDLAEVVTDFLTDFQTKVNGYLADPAELDAILASGAAKARDIAAETLERVYTRVGLLAPKQGA
- a CDS encoding 2'-5' RNA ligase family protein, which gives rise to MSPDELGPDQKQIGISIAIPPPFAEELTAARESFGDPLARAIPPHITLLGPTVINVGDLDMIRDHTARAANTIKPFRVHLRGTATFRPISPVVFIQVVQGISECESLERAVRSGPLDLPTRFNYHPHVTIAHEVSERELDRAFADMNSYNAIFQINKIHLFEHGSDHRWRPVTSFPLGSSGGIS
- a CDS encoding YihY/virulence factor BrkB family protein, whose amino-acid sequence is MSPNKRFSLPALFTALALWLKQFSALIVASRPLRAWKRFTQANGPTLCGGIAYTALFSIFGALTIGYTVFSRILGGNEELMDSLLDTIDDFMPGLLKINGKDGLIAPNSLILESGLTLTSVIAGVVLLWAALGCMSAIRRSTRAMFDLPVKQSNMALAKLRELAGLGILGLSVLVVTVASVSVTAAGRWFIGAFNLPDFANWAIPTGTIFISFLIDGAVFLLVVRVLAGVQLPTRDKLLGAGLSALGYGALRQVGTALVASSASNASGNFVVASLAVFITLLLWVNFSATIFLVVCAFAANPTQAELDMATPIPGQQPLVTIANQPVDPISQQISRNRALILREILVALAAFQLGKRAQRKQAVKNCTEAGNKDRLTV
- a CDS encoding succinate dehydrogenase iron-sulfur subunit, whose amino-acid sequence is MSPTIENAQPKPASEIKTFDITLKVRRYLPESDRGEESYWDEYKLTMYGTDRVLDALHKIKWDHDGSLTFRRSCAHGICGSDAMRINGRNRLACKTLLKDINPDKPILVEPIKGLPVLKDLVVDMEPFFASYREIMPFLITEGNQPSKERIQSAAERERFDDTTKCILCAACTSSCPVFWTDGQYFGPAAIVNAHRFIFDSRDAGAEQRLEILNDKEGVWRCRTTFNCTEACPRGIEVTKAIAEVKQAMIRRAF